The genomic segment ACCGCGGCCGTCAGCTGCTCCTTCGGGTTCGGCGGCCAGAACGCGGTCCTGCTGTTCACGGCTGCCCCCTAGTGCAGGCCGCGCACCCGTCCACGGACGACAGCCCGCGCGGCGCCCGCGAGCAGGGTGCGGTGCGGCGGGCCTGGCTGGTGCTGGTGTGCGCCCTCCTGGCGGCGGTGTGCGCCGGGGCGCTGGCCCCGGTCGCCTTCTCGGCGCTGAGCACGGGCGGCGCGGTCGCCACGGGCACCGAGGCCGAACGCGCCGCCCGGCAGGCCGACCGGCTCGGCGTGCCCTCATCCGATCTGGTCCTGGCCGTCTCCCCGCACACCGGCGCCGGCCGCGCTGTCGCCCGGGATGCCACCGCGGCGGTGGTGCGGACACTGGCCGGGCAGGGCGACGTCGAGGCCGCGTGGTCCGCGCGGACCACGACGAACACCTGGCTGCGCTCCAAGGACGGGCGGACCCTGCTGGTCCCGGTACGGCTGAAGGGGACGGACAAGGAACGCAAGGAGGCGGCACCCCGCGTGGTGGCCGCGGCCCGCGCGGCCGCCCCGGCCGCCCGTGTGGAGCCCAGCGGCGCGACCTGGGCCAACCGGGAGATCGACGAGCACGTCGAACGCGACTTGCGGCGCGCCGAACTCCTGGCCGCGCCCGCCCTGTTCGTCGTGCTGGTCCTCGCCTACGGATCCGTGGTCTCCGCACTCCTGCCCGTCGTCGTGGCCGCGCTCACCATCGGCTGCGCCATCCCGGTCCTGGGCCTGCTCGCACAGGTCGCCGACATCTCACGGGTCGCGGTGAGCGCCGCCTCCGCGATCGGCTTCGGACTGGCCGTCGACTACAGCCTCTTCCTGCTCGCCCGGGTACGGGAGGAGAGCGCGCGGGGCGCGGACCTCCCCACGGCGCTGGCGGCCGCCCGCCGCTCCAGCGGCCGTTCGGTGGCGTTCTCGGCCGCCGCCGTCACCGTCTGCCTGGCCACCGCCCTGGCCGTGCCCGTGCCGATGCTGCGCGCCCTGGCCCTGGCCGGTATGACGGTCGCCGTGCTCGCGGCCCTGGTCGCCCTGACGGTGCTGCCCGCCTGCCTGTGCGTGCTCGGCCCCCGGGCCCAGGCTTTCGATCCGCCGGCCCGGTGGCGCCGTACCCGTACCGGCGAGGGCAGCCGTTTCTGGCGCAGGACCGCCACTATCGTCACCGCACGGCCCCTGCTGTCGGGAGGTCTGGCGCTCCTTTTCCTGGCGCTGCTCGCCGTGCCGTTCACCCACGCCCGCCTCGGCATCGTGGACGAACGCACCCTGCCCCCGTCTGCCTCCTCCGTCACGGCGGCGCAGCAGGTGCGCGCCGAGTTCACCGCACCACCCGAGCGGATCCTCACCGTGGTGCTGACCGGCCCCGGGTCGGCCGGGGGCGCCCCCGCCTACGGCGAGCGGCTGGCCCGCCTCCCGGGCATCACCGCTGTCCGCGTGGCGTCCACGTCACCGACCTCGCCATCGGGCGAGGGGGCGGTGCTCCTGGCGGCCACGTCCGCCGCCCCCGACACCCGCGCGGCGCAGGCCGCGGTGCGGCAGGTACGGGACACCTCCGCGCCGGGCAGCATCCTGGTCGGCGGGCGGGCCGCGGACGTCACCGACACCGCGCACCGCGTCCTCCACGCCCTGCCCACCTGCCTTCTCCTGCTGGGCGGAGGGCTCATGCTCCTGCTCACCGCCTTCACCCGCACGCTCGTCGCTCCCCTCAAGGCGCTGGCCGTCGCCGCGGTCAGCCTCGGCGCGATCCTCGGGGCGCTGGTCGTCCTCTTCCAGGACGGCCGCGGCAGCGCCCTGCTCGGCGGCTTCACCGCCACGGGCACGCTGGACGCGTCCATGCTCCTGTTCGTCCTGTTCATCGCCCTGGCCCTGTCGGTCGACTATGAGGTCTTCCTGCTCGGCCGTATCCGCGAGGAGTTCGACCGCGGAGCGGACAACCGCACGTCGATCGTCGAGGGCATCGCCCGCACCGGCCGCCTGATGACGTCCGCCGCCGCGGCCGTGGCGATCTCGACGGCCGCGATGGCCACCTCGCAGGTGGCCCTGCTCAAGTTCATCGGCATCGGTGTCGCTCTCGGCGCGCTCGTCGACGCCGTCCTGGTGCGCGGTGTGCTGGTGCCCGCCGTGATGGCCGCCCTGGGCCCCCTCAACTGGTGGTCCCCCACCTGTACCGGGCCCCGGCCCGGGATCGTCGCGACCGAGAAGAGAGGCGGGGCTGATCCAGATGCATCAGGCTCCACATGACCACGGCGGACCGTCACCGGCCGGCGCCCCACGGGTGGCCGCGATCCGGACGGTCTTCCCGCCCTACACGTACCCCCAGCGGGAAATCCTCGCCACCCTGGCCCGCACCACCGCACTGGAGTCCGAAGCGGGCGCTCTCGTGCTCCGTAAGATCGCGCACACTTCGGGCATCGACACCCGGTCCCTGTCACTGCCGCTGGAGAAGCTCGTCGACCTCGCCCGCCAGGAGAACTTCACCGAGCAGAACCGCATGTGGCTCGACGTGGCCCTGGATCTGGGGGAGCGGGCGATCACCGGCGCCCTGCGCGCCGCCGGCATCCGTCCGCGGGACGTCGACGCGGTGATCAGTACGACCGTCACCGGCCTCGCCGTGCCCTCGCTGGAGGCCCGCCTCGCCCACCGGGTCGGACTGCGTCCCGACGTCAAGCGCGTCCCGCTGTTCGGCAGCGGCTGCGCGGGCGGCGCCGTCGGCCTGGCCCGGCTCCACGACTACCTCCTGGCCCACCCCGGCCAGGTCGCCGTCCTGCTCGCCGTCGAACTGTCCAGCCTGGCCTACCAGTTCGCGGACAGTGCCGTCGCCAACGTCGTCGCCGGCAGTCTCTTCGGCGACGGCGCCGCGGCGGTCGTGGCCATCGGAGCCGACCGGGACGGCGCGCCCGCGGGGCCCGCCCTGGTGGACACCCACAGCCTGCTGCTCCCCGGCACCGAGGACGTCCTCGGCTGGGACATCGGCTCGCACGGGCTGCGGGTCCTGCTGTCCCCGGAGGTCCCCACGCTGACGGGGGAGCACCTGCCCACGGCCGTCCACAGCCTCCTCGGACGGCATGAGCTGACGCCGGACGAGATCGTCAGCTGGATCGTCCACGGCGGCGGCCCGAAAGTCTTCACCGCCGTGGAGCAGGCCCTCGACCTGCCGCCGCGCGCGCTGGAACTCACCCGGCGGTCCGTGGCCGAGCACGGCAACCTCTCGTCCGTCTCCGTACTGGACATCCTGCACTCCGCCATGAAAACGCCCCCACCGCCGAACGCACCGGGCCTGGTCGCCGCCATGGGTCCGGGCTTCGCCATCGAACTGGTCCTCCTCAGCTGGTAGCGGACCGGCCACCGAACCCGACGGACCGCACGACAAGAACGGTGACCATGCGCGCCCTCCCTTACATCCCGTGGAGCCGGGGCCGTGACTACGACGGCCTCCTCGACGGGGAGCCGTGGGACCCCTCCCAGCCGAAACTGAACGCGGCGGCACGGGACGGCCTGATCCACAACCTGCTCAGCGAGGAGGACCTGCCCAGCTATCACCGGGTCCTCGCGGAGCTGTTCTCGCTGGACGGCCCCTGGGGGACCTGGGTCAACCGATGGACCCTGGAGGAGGACCGGCACGGCACAGCGATCCGCGACTACCTGGTGGTCACCCGCAACGCCGACCCGGTCGCGCTGCGGAACGACCGCGCCAGGCACAAGCTCTTCCACCGAACCGTCCTCCAGGCATGCATGACGATGCACCCGGACCGGACCCTCCAAGCCGTGTCCAAGGTCCTGCGCACCTTCCGTCCCCCGGGTCACGGGGCGCCGGGCTTCGGGCGGCTCGTCAGCTCCATGGCCAGGTCGGGCATCCTCTCGCCGGAGACCTACCACAAGGACATCGCCTCGCCCTTCACCCGCATGCTCGGCGCCGTCGACGCCACCGGACTCGGTCCGGTCGGCCGACGGGCCCAGGAAGACGTCGCCGCCCATCTGGAAGAGGCCGCCGTCCGTGCCGGGAGATACCGCGCACTCGCCGAACTCCTCGACCACCTCGCGAACACGTGACGCCGCCCGCGAGCCTGCTCCTCCTCGTCACGGCCATCGGCGCCGTGCGCCTGGTCGAACTGGCGGTCGCCCGCCGGAACGCGCGGTGGGCGTTCGCACAAGGCGGCACCGAGTACGGGCAGCGCCACTACCCCCCGATGGTCGTCCTCCACATCTGCCTGCTCGTCGGCATCCTCGCGGAGGTCTCCCTCGCCGACCGCGCCTTCACACCCCTGATCGGCGGGCCGTGTCTGGCCGTCCTCGTCCTCGCCCAGGCAGGCCGTGCCTGGTGCATGCGGGCGCTCGGACCCCAGTGGAACACCCGCGTCGTCGTCGTGCCCACGGCGCCCGTGGTCACCACCGGGCCCTACCGCTGGATGCGGCACCCCAACTACCTCATCGTCGTCATCGAGGGCATCGCCCTGCCCCTCGTCCACACCGCCTGGCTCACCGCCCTGCTCTTCACCCTCGCCAACACACCCTGGCTCGTCGTCCGCATCCGCACGGAGAACAAAGTGCTGTGGCCCGCGCCGGGCGGGACGGCGCCGGCCGCGCGGTGAGGGCCGGACCGGGCTCCGGACCAACACGCCACCAGGGCAGGGGAGTTCGCGCCGGGGCCCGCGCCACGCACCGGCGCCGCGCGCCCGTGCCCGCACCGGTCGGCTCCGCCGCCCGCCTCAAGCGCCCCCGGCGCCGTCTGCAAGGATTGGGTCCGCCATGGTGCAGATACCGAAGCAGCAGCCCGCACAGCGCTCCGTGCCGACGAGCGCCGACGTCGCCCGCCTGGCGGGGGTCTCCCGCGCCACCGTGTCGTACGTCCTCAACAACACCAGCGCCGTCCGCATCAGCGAACCCACCCGCCGCCGCGTCCACGAAGCGGCCAGGGAGCTCGGCTACGTCCCGCACGCCGCCGCCCGCAGCCTCCGCGCCGGACACAGCCGCATGGTCCTCATGCCGACGCCCGAGATCCCGATGGGCCCGCTCTTCAGCCGGTTCTTCAACGAGCTGCAATGGGCGCTCAGCAGGTTCGACTACACCGTCGTCCAGTACGCCAGCCTCGGCCTGACCGGCGAGGAGGCGGCCCGCGCCTGGGCCGAGCTGCGCCCCGTCGCCGTCCTCGCGCCCGACGCGTCCGCGCTCAACCCGCGCGGCGTCACGGTCCTGAAGCGGTCCGGCGCCAAGGCCGTCTTCACGCTCGGCCCGCACCGCGTCGAGGGCGCACACGCCCTGCTCATGGACGGCCGCAGGGTCGGCGAGGCGGCGGCCCTGCACTTCCTGGCCCGCGGCCGACGCACCATCGGCGTCGTCGTGCCCGAGGAAGAGGGCATGGAGGCCTTCTCACAGCCCCGCCTCGAAGGGATCCGCCAGACGGTGGAACGGGCCCGCACCGCCGGCGCCTCGGTCACCGAGCTGCCCCTCGCGTACGAGGAGGCGTCCGCCGCCCGGCTCGCCGCGCGCTGCCGCGCCCGGGGGATCGACGCCGTCTTCGCCTACAACGACGAGTACGCCATGCTCCTGATGCGCGCGCTGCAGGACGAGGGCATCGACATACCCGGGGACACCGCCGTGCTCGGCTCCGACGACCTGATGCTGGGCAGACTCCTTCGCCCCCGCCTCAGCACCGTCCGCATAGAGCTGCCGTCGGGCCGCGGCCTGGCCGAACTGGTCGACCGCGTGGTGCGCGACCCGGGCGCGGAACCCGAAGTGCACGACGTCCTCGGAGCGGACGTCGTGCACCGCGGGTCCAGCTAGCCCCAGCCCCTACCGCATCAACCGTTCCTACTGCTCCTGCTGCTTCGCCTGCTCCTCGGCGACCTGACGGCGGACCTCGTCCATGTCCAGGTTCCGGGCCTGCCCGATGACGTCCGTCAGCGCGGACTCCGGCAGCGCGCCCGGCTGGGCGAACACGGCCACCTGGTCGCGGACGATCATCAGCGTCGGGAT from the Streptomyces venezuelae genome contains:
- a CDS encoding MMPL family transporter, which produces MQAAHPSTDDSPRGAREQGAVRRAWLVLVCALLAAVCAGALAPVAFSALSTGGAVATGTEAERAARQADRLGVPSSDLVLAVSPHTGAGRAVARDATAAVVRTLAGQGDVEAAWSARTTTNTWLRSKDGRTLLVPVRLKGTDKERKEAAPRVVAAARAAAPAARVEPSGATWANREIDEHVERDLRRAELLAAPALFVVLVLAYGSVVSALLPVVVAALTIGCAIPVLGLLAQVADISRVAVSAASAIGFGLAVDYSLFLLARVREESARGADLPTALAAARRSSGRSVAFSAAAVTVCLATALAVPVPMLRALALAGMTVAVLAALVALTVLPACLCVLGPRAQAFDPPARWRRTRTGEGSRFWRRTATIVTARPLLSGGLALLFLALLAVPFTHARLGIVDERTLPPSASSVTAAQQVRAEFTAPPERILTVVLTGPGSAGGAPAYGERLARLPGITAVRVASTSPTSPSGEGAVLLAATSAAPDTRAAQAAVRQVRDTSAPGSILVGGRAADVTDTAHRVLHALPTCLLLLGGGLMLLLTAFTRTLVAPLKALAVAAVSLGAILGALVVLFQDGRGSALLGGFTATGTLDASMLLFVLFIALALSVDYEVFLLGRIREEFDRGADNRTSIVEGIARTGRLMTSAAAAVAISTAAMATSQVALLKFIGIGVALGALVDAVLVRGVLVPAVMAALGPLNWWSPTCTGPRPGIVATEKRGGADPDASGST
- a CDS encoding type III polyketide synthase; the encoded protein is MAAIRTVFPPYTYPQREILATLARTTALESEAGALVLRKIAHTSGIDTRSLSLPLEKLVDLARQENFTEQNRMWLDVALDLGERAITGALRAAGIRPRDVDAVISTTVTGLAVPSLEARLAHRVGLRPDVKRVPLFGSGCAGGAVGLARLHDYLLAHPGQVAVLLAVELSSLAYQFADSAVANVVAGSLFGDGAAAVVAIGADRDGAPAGPALVDTHSLLLPGTEDVLGWDIGSHGLRVLLSPEVPTLTGEHLPTAVHSLLGRHELTPDEIVSWIVHGGGPKVFTAVEQALDLPPRALELTRRSVAEHGNLSSVSVLDILHSAMKTPPPPNAPGLVAAMGPGFAIELVLLSW
- a CDS encoding LacI family DNA-binding transcriptional regulator, whose translation is MVQIPKQQPAQRSVPTSADVARLAGVSRATVSYVLNNTSAVRISEPTRRRVHEAARELGYVPHAAARSLRAGHSRMVLMPTPEIPMGPLFSRFFNELQWALSRFDYTVVQYASLGLTGEEAARAWAELRPVAVLAPDASALNPRGVTVLKRSGAKAVFTLGPHRVEGAHALLMDGRRVGEAAALHFLARGRRTIGVVVPEEEGMEAFSQPRLEGIRQTVERARTAGASVTELPLAYEEASAARLAARCRARGIDAVFAYNDEYAMLLMRALQDEGIDIPGDTAVLGSDDLMLGRLLRPRLSTVRIELPSGRGLAELVDRVVRDPGAEPEVHDVLGADVVHRGSS
- a CDS encoding isoprenylcysteine carboxyl methyltransferase family protein; this encodes MTPPASLLLLVTAIGAVRLVELAVARRNARWAFAQGGTEYGQRHYPPMVVLHICLLVGILAEVSLADRAFTPLIGGPCLAVLVLAQAGRAWCMRALGPQWNTRVVVVPTAPVVTTGPYRWMRHPNYLIVVIEGIALPLVHTAWLTALLFTLANTPWLVVRIRTENKVLWPAPGGTAPAAR
- a CDS encoding acyl-ACP desaturase — translated: MRALPYIPWSRGRDYDGLLDGEPWDPSQPKLNAAARDGLIHNLLSEEDLPSYHRVLAELFSLDGPWGTWVNRWTLEEDRHGTAIRDYLVVTRNADPVALRNDRARHKLFHRTVLQACMTMHPDRTLQAVSKVLRTFRPPGHGAPGFGRLVSSMARSGILSPETYHKDIASPFTRMLGAVDATGLGPVGRRAQEDVAAHLEEAAVRAGRYRALAELLDHLANT